A single region of the Aeromonas hydrophila subsp. hydrophila ATCC 7966 genome encodes:
- a CDS encoding methyl-accepting chemotaxis protein, giving the protein MQLNPLERRMSNIRLVPKVVLLMVFSTVLLLVKLWFDASNLETTLLNEGIAPDKADTIANSLLWTGLMETAIMGLLFVVLLLTGSRLMVKQVHYLVGLLERFARKDLSHRVLLKSRDEFGDIAKAVAHSQENLKEVFGTQRVACKELNDIASQVTLCMEEANEAISEEFTQIEQLASAMSQMVGAIREVAAHAEQASHATAETSLLAEEGSRCVAATVNTIDTLSGNIQRSSTVVNQVEQGVEQIGSVVDTIRGISEQTNLLALNAAIEAARAGEAGRGFAVVASEVRELANRAQAATVEIQKMIEQLQSNARQAAELMAQSVQQADKGVEQVTQAGDQLATIVQRVQGVADMNRQIAAASEQQSSVAEEMSGNLEQVKQVVEGSVVVLRELQEASELVERHSQTLDTHIQAFKLA; this is encoded by the coding sequence ATGCAGTTAAACCCGCTGGAGAGGCGAATGAGCAATATCCGGCTGGTACCCAAAGTGGTACTGCTCATGGTGTTCAGTACTGTGCTGCTGCTGGTCAAGCTCTGGTTCGACGCCAGCAATCTGGAAACCACCCTGCTCAACGAAGGCATCGCGCCCGACAAGGCGGACACTATCGCCAACAGCCTGCTCTGGACCGGGTTGATGGAGACCGCCATCATGGGGCTGCTGTTCGTGGTGCTGCTGCTGACCGGCTCGCGCCTGATGGTCAAGCAGGTGCACTATCTGGTGGGCCTGCTGGAGCGCTTCGCCCGCAAGGATCTGAGCCACCGGGTGCTGCTCAAGTCCCGTGACGAGTTCGGTGACATCGCCAAGGCGGTGGCCCACTCCCAGGAGAACCTCAAGGAGGTGTTCGGCACCCAGCGCGTCGCCTGCAAGGAGCTCAACGACATCGCCTCCCAGGTCACCCTTTGCATGGAGGAGGCCAACGAGGCCATCAGCGAGGAGTTCACCCAGATTGAGCAACTGGCCAGCGCCATGAGCCAGATGGTGGGTGCCATTCGCGAGGTAGCCGCCCATGCGGAGCAGGCCTCCCACGCCACCGCCGAGACCAGCCTGCTGGCCGAGGAGGGCAGCCGCTGCGTGGCCGCCACCGTCAACACCATAGATACCCTCTCCGGCAACATTCAGCGCTCCTCCACCGTGGTCAATCAGGTGGAACAGGGGGTCGAGCAGATTGGCTCCGTCGTGGATACCATTCGCGGCATCTCGGAGCAGACCAACCTGCTGGCGCTGAACGCCGCCATCGAAGCCGCCCGCGCCGGCGAGGCCGGCCGTGGTTTCGCGGTGGTCGCCTCCGAGGTGCGCGAACTGGCCAACCGGGCCCAGGCCGCCACCGTCGAGATCCAGAAGATGATCGAGCAGCTGCAGAGCAACGCCCGCCAGGCCGCCGAACTGATGGCCCAGAGCGTGCAGCAGGCCGACAAGGGGGTGGAGCAAGTGACCCAGGCCGGCGACCAGCTCGCCACCATAGTGCAGCGGGTACAGGGGGTGGCCGACATGAACCGCCAGATCGCCGCCGCCTCCGAGCAGCAGAGCTCGGTGGCCGAGGAGATGAGCGGCAACCTGGAGCAGGTCAAGCAGGTGGTGGAAGGCTCCGTCGTGGTGCTGCGGGAGCTGCAGGAGGCCTCCGAACTGGTGGAGCGCCACAGCCAGACCCTGGATACTCATATCCAGGCCTTCAAGCTGGCCTGA
- a CDS encoding potassium channel family protein, with amino-acid sequence MSSGLSALSSFLLIRTVPKVGKCMRHHLTHLRAMDLLMAFLSVISVLLVTARWWGHAQLTPQTLQLFYDVDSLICYFFLAHFAYGWARASDRMAFFKANWFYLPGSLPMVEQLRWARLLQLWRVYQLFKEHPDLWAMFRRERNETTLSGILFLFFLLLGVGSGVMYLIESGQPGSQIQTPYDAFWWTLVTLSTVGYGDLVPKTEQGRFVASLLILFGVGLFGAISGFMASLFLQPGRGDGELEKWRHHQSAQQDLLLQELRALRDEVKALKQK; translated from the coding sequence TTGTCCTCAGGACTATCGGCATTATCTTCCTTTTTATTAATTCGCACCGTGCCTAAAGTGGGAAAATGTATGCGACATCACTTAACTCATCTGCGCGCCATGGATCTGCTGATGGCGTTTCTGTCGGTGATCTCGGTTTTGCTGGTCACGGCCCGCTGGTGGGGGCATGCCCAGCTCACCCCCCAGACCCTGCAGCTGTTCTATGACGTTGACAGCCTGATCTGCTACTTCTTCCTCGCCCATTTCGCCTATGGCTGGGCCCGAGCCTCCGACCGGATGGCCTTCTTCAAGGCCAACTGGTTCTATCTGCCGGGCAGCCTGCCGATGGTGGAACAACTGCGCTGGGCCCGTCTGCTGCAGCTGTGGCGGGTCTATCAGCTGTTCAAGGAGCACCCGGATCTCTGGGCCATGTTCCGTCGCGAGCGCAACGAGACCACCCTCTCCGGCATTCTGTTCCTGTTCTTCCTGCTGCTGGGGGTCGGTTCCGGGGTCATGTATCTGATCGAATCGGGCCAGCCCGGCAGCCAGATCCAGACCCCCTACGATGCGTTCTGGTGGACGCTGGTGACCCTGTCAACCGTGGGATACGGCGACCTGGTGCCCAAGACGGAACAAGGGCGCTTCGTCGCCAGCCTGCTGATCCTGTTCGGGGTCGGTCTGTTTGGCGCCATCAGCGGTTTCATGGCCAGCCTGTTTCTGCAGCCGGGGCGGGGGGATGGCGAGCTGGAGAAGTGGCGCCATCACCAGAGTGCGCAGCAGGATCTGTTGTTGCAGGAGCTGCGTGCCCTGCGGGACGAGGTGAAGGCACTGAAACAGAAATAG
- a CDS encoding TIGR04211 family SH3 domain-containing protein: protein MRALLGILICLCAQQALADTRYVSDNIFTFIHNGPGTQYRILGSVKAGEPLDVKAVNNEAGFTQVVDGRGREGWIKSSELQGEISLRERLPQVQKELEEAKARLLNLNGDNEKRFTEKDGKIAEQSKEIASLKAQLASQSEEMGNLKEQNDALTQSYDNQEHDMQMDWFIRGGAMVGGGILLGILLPMLPRRRSRGDRWMN, encoded by the coding sequence ATGCGCGCCCTTCTCGGGATCCTGATCTGCTTGTGTGCCCAACAGGCACTGGCCGATACCCGTTATGTTTCAGACAACATCTTTACCTTTATTCACAATGGTCCGGGTACCCAGTACCGGATCCTTGGCAGCGTCAAGGCGGGTGAGCCGCTGGACGTCAAGGCAGTGAACAACGAAGCCGGTTTCACCCAGGTGGTGGATGGTCGTGGCCGTGAAGGCTGGATCAAGAGCAGCGAGCTGCAGGGCGAGATCAGCCTGCGCGAACGGCTGCCCCAGGTGCAAAAAGAGCTGGAAGAGGCCAAGGCCCGCCTGCTGAACCTCAACGGTGACAACGAGAAACGCTTCACCGAGAAGGATGGCAAGATCGCCGAGCAGAGCAAGGAGATCGCCAGCCTGAAGGCTCAGCTGGCCAGCCAGAGCGAGGAGATGGGCAATCTCAAAGAGCAGAACGACGCCCTGACCCAGAGCTACGACAACCAGGAGCACGACATGCAGATGGACTGGTTCATCCGCGGTGGTGCCATGGTGGGTGGCGGCATCCTGCTCGGCATCCTGTTGCCTATGCTGCCCCGTCGTCGCAGCCGCGGCGATCGCTGGATGAACTGA
- the putA gene encoding bifunctional proline dehydrogenase/L-glutamate gamma-semialdehyde dehydrogenase PutA, whose product MFKATQVLAADYVPSDLAALREAITQNYVVDENAYLAELSAMLPGDGASLERVTQRARTLVTKVRKESGSGDGIDAFLQEYSLDTQEGIILMCLAEALLRIPDAETADALIKDKLSGANWSSHFRKSDSTLVNASTWGLMLTGKIIKLDKKLDGNPANLLGRMVNKLGEPVVRSAMYAAMKIMGKQFVLGRDMKEALKASRKSREKGYTHTYDMLGESALTLADADKYFGDYQRAIEAVGNERISDGGPAPSISIKLSALHPRYDVANRERVLGEMCERLVGLVRLARDKDVAISIDAEEMDRLELSLDLFEQLYRSDANRGWGKLGMVVQAYSKRALPVLCWLTALAREQGDLIPVRLVKGAYWDSELKYAQQAGLPGYPLFTRKAGTDISYLACARYLLSEPTRGFISPQFATHNANTVVSILEMAGDRQFEFQRLHGMGEELHNAVLSEYPGLHCRIYAPVGAHKDLLPYLVRRLLENGANTSFVHKLVDPNTPVDSLAEHPLRTLKRYSSLANDRIPQPVNLFSDRKNSSGVNMNILSIQRPFFAKLKEVESKQWLAGPIVDGETLKRNEARVVLSPQDVSLTVGKIHWADEQAVEQALASAHAAFPRWRETPVSERAAALEKLADLLEANREQFISLCTREAGKLLQDGIDEVREAVDFCRYYAVQARGLMGQATLLPGYTGEMNELFLQGRGVFVCISPWNFPLAIFLGQVAAALATGNTVIAKPAEQTGLIAHLAVTLAHQAGIPGDVLQLLPGDGATVGAKLTADARIGGVCFTGSTETAKLINMTLAQRDGAILPLIAETGGQNAMIVDSTALPEQVVRDVVSAAFQSAGQRCSALRVLYLQEEIAPRVLEILTGALQELKVGNPAEHNTDVGPVIDAEAKAGLDAHLVHMIPRARLIAQAPMPAVTLGGHFVQPTALEIGSIRELTREQFGPILHVVRYAARDLDKVISDINGTGYGLTLGIHSRNESHAEELASRINVGNVYINRNQIGAMVGVQPFGGQGLSGTGPKAGGPHYLSRFITEKTRTINTTAVGGNASLLAMGDA is encoded by the coding sequence ATGTTCAAAGCTACCCAAGTGCTTGCCGCTGACTATGTTCCCTCCGATCTGGCCGCCCTGCGCGAAGCCATCACCCAGAACTACGTGGTGGATGAAAATGCCTATCTGGCCGAGCTGTCGGCCATGCTGCCGGGGGATGGCGCCTCGCTGGAACGGGTGACCCAGCGTGCCCGCACCCTGGTGACCAAGGTGCGCAAGGAGAGCGGCTCCGGCGACGGCATCGACGCCTTCTTGCAAGAGTACAGCCTGGATACCCAGGAGGGGATCATCCTGATGTGCCTGGCGGAGGCGCTGCTGCGCATTCCCGATGCCGAGACCGCCGATGCCCTGATCAAGGACAAGCTCTCCGGCGCCAACTGGTCGTCCCATTTTCGCAAAAGCGACTCCACCCTGGTGAACGCCTCCACCTGGGGGCTGATGCTGACCGGCAAGATCATCAAGCTGGACAAGAAGCTGGACGGCAACCCGGCCAACCTGCTGGGCCGCATGGTCAACAAGCTGGGGGAGCCGGTGGTGCGCTCCGCCATGTACGCCGCCATGAAGATCATGGGCAAGCAGTTCGTGCTGGGGCGCGACATGAAAGAAGCCCTCAAGGCGAGCCGCAAGTCCCGCGAGAAGGGTTACACCCACACCTACGACATGCTGGGGGAGTCCGCCCTGACCCTGGCCGATGCCGACAAGTATTTCGGTGACTACCAGCGCGCCATCGAGGCGGTGGGCAACGAGCGCATCAGCGACGGCGGCCCGGCCCCTTCCATCTCCATCAAGCTGTCGGCGCTGCATCCGCGCTATGACGTGGCCAACCGCGAGCGGGTGCTCGGCGAAATGTGCGAGCGGCTGGTGGGACTGGTGCGCCTCGCCCGCGACAAGGACGTGGCTATCAGCATCGATGCCGAAGAGATGGACCGCCTCGAGCTCTCCCTCGATCTGTTCGAGCAGCTCTATCGCTCCGACGCCAACCGCGGCTGGGGCAAGCTCGGCATGGTGGTGCAGGCCTACTCCAAGCGCGCCCTGCCGGTGCTCTGCTGGCTCACCGCGCTGGCTCGCGAGCAGGGGGACCTGATCCCGGTGCGGCTGGTGAAGGGCGCCTACTGGGACAGCGAGCTCAAATATGCCCAGCAGGCCGGCCTGCCCGGCTACCCGCTGTTTACCCGCAAGGCGGGCACCGACATCTCCTACCTCGCCTGCGCCCGCTACCTGCTGAGCGAGCCGACCCGCGGCTTTATCTCGCCCCAGTTTGCCACCCACAACGCCAACACCGTGGTCAGCATTCTGGAGATGGCTGGCGATCGCCAGTTCGAGTTCCAGCGCCTGCACGGCATGGGGGAGGAGCTGCACAACGCCGTGCTCAGCGAATATCCCGGCCTGCACTGCCGCATCTATGCGCCTGTGGGTGCCCACAAGGATCTGCTGCCCTACCTGGTGCGCCGTCTGCTGGAGAACGGGGCCAACACCTCCTTCGTCCACAAGCTGGTGGATCCCAACACCCCGGTCGACTCCCTGGCCGAGCACCCGCTGCGCACCCTCAAGCGTTACTCCAGCCTGGCCAACGATCGCATTCCGCAGCCGGTGAACCTGTTCAGCGACCGCAAGAACTCCAGCGGAGTCAACATGAACATCCTCTCCATCCAGCGCCCCTTCTTCGCCAAGCTGAAGGAGGTGGAGAGCAAGCAGTGGTTGGCGGGTCCCATCGTCGATGGCGAGACCCTCAAGCGCAATGAGGCCCGTGTGGTGCTGAGCCCGCAGGATGTGAGCCTGACTGTCGGCAAGATCCACTGGGCCGACGAGCAGGCAGTGGAGCAGGCGCTGGCCTCGGCCCATGCCGCCTTCCCGCGCTGGCGCGAGACTCCGGTGAGTGAGCGTGCCGCCGCCCTTGAGAAACTGGCGGATCTGCTGGAAGCGAACCGCGAGCAGTTCATCTCCCTCTGTACCCGTGAGGCGGGCAAGCTGCTGCAGGACGGCATCGACGAGGTGCGCGAGGCGGTGGACTTCTGCCGCTACTACGCGGTGCAGGCCCGTGGCCTGATGGGGCAGGCGACCCTGCTGCCCGGCTACACCGGCGAGATGAACGAGCTGTTCCTGCAGGGGCGTGGCGTGTTCGTCTGCATCAGCCCGTGGAACTTCCCGCTGGCGATTTTCCTGGGACAAGTCGCCGCAGCGCTGGCCACCGGCAACACCGTCATCGCCAAGCCGGCCGAGCAGACCGGTCTCATCGCTCACCTGGCGGTGACCCTGGCTCATCAGGCCGGCATTCCCGGCGACGTGCTGCAACTGCTGCCGGGTGACGGCGCCACCGTGGGCGCCAAGCTGACGGCAGATGCCCGCATCGGCGGCGTCTGCTTCACCGGCTCCACCGAGACCGCCAAGCTCATCAACATGACTCTGGCCCAGCGCGATGGCGCCATCCTGCCGCTCATCGCCGAGACCGGCGGCCAGAATGCCATGATCGTCGACTCCACCGCCCTGCCGGAGCAGGTGGTGCGCGATGTGGTGAGCGCCGCTTTCCAGAGCGCCGGCCAGCGCTGCTCCGCCCTGCGGGTGCTCTACCTGCAGGAAGAGATCGCGCCGCGGGTGCTGGAGATCCTGACCGGTGCCCTGCAGGAGCTCAAAGTGGGCAACCCGGCCGAGCACAACACCGACGTCGGCCCGGTCATCGACGCCGAGGCCAAGGCCGGGCTGGATGCGCACCTGGTGCACATGATCCCGCGTGCCCGCCTGATCGCCCAGGCACCGATGCCGGCCGTGACCCTGGGGGGCCACTTCGTGCAGCCGACCGCGCTGGAGATCGGCTCCATCCGCGAGCTGACCCGCGAGCAGTTCGGCCCCATCCTGCACGTGGTGCGCTACGCCGCCCGGGATCTGGACAAGGTGATCAGCGACATCAACGGCACCGGTTACGGCCTGACGCTGGGGATCCACAGCCGCAACGAATCCCATGCCGAGGAGCTGGCGAGCCGCATCAATGTGGGCAACGTCTACATCAACCGCAACCAGATCGGCGCCATGGTCGGGGTGCAGCCGTTCGGCGGGCAGGGCCTCTCCGGCACCGGTCCCAAGGCGGGCGGCCCCCATTACCTGAGCCGTTTCATTACCGAGAAGACCCGCACCATCAACACCACGGCGGTGGGCGGCAACGCCTCCCTGCTGGCGATGGGCGACGCCTGA